From the Synechococcus sp. HK01-R genome, one window contains:
- a CDS encoding bifunctional (p)ppGpp synthetase/guanosine-3',5'-bis(diphosphate) 3'-pyrophosphohydrolase, with protein MLNVTSAPEPTQTDAVSAAEGCDQPVPRVHPIRTIEDYGIDLPDWLRECLTHVPPGEGYSCPTDPEALLAAAFDFAFQLHQGQFRASGDPYIVHPVAVADLLRDIGASAPVIAAGFLHDVVEDTDLTPAQLENHFGAEVRELVEGVTKLGGLHFTNRTEAQAENLRKMFLAMASDIRVVLVKLADRLHNMRTLGSLKEEKRQRIARETREIYAPLANRLGIGRFKWELEDLAFKLLEPEAFREIQQQVATKRSEREERLGVTVQLLSDRLAAVGLGSCEVSGRPKHLYGIWSKMQRQQKAFHEIYDVAALRIITPNVESCYRALAVVHDTFRPIPGRFKDYIGLPKPNGYQSLHTAVIGRHRPIEVQIRTLEMHQVSEFGIAAHWKYKEGGSPAAGGDTERFNWLRQLVDWQQEGGADDHNDYLASIKEDLFDEEVFVFTPKGDVVGLRKGSTAVDFAFRIHSEVGNHCHGVRINDRLCPLSTPLQNGDFVNILTSKTAHPSLDWLNFVATPTARNRIRQWYKRSHRNETIQRGKELLERELGRSGFDALLLSEAMTRVAERCNLNSTDDLLAALGFGAVTLHQVLNRLREEIRLQSAAEIQPLSNEDVARKLVEQAESAQARHDHGDAVPILGVEGLDYRLGGCCSPLPGEAILGTVALGNHGITIHRRECSNVEAIPSERRLPVRWNPANASNGQRFPVQLRIEVIDRVGILKDILMRLSDGSINVSDARVKTAYGKPARIDLRVELASADLLQRTMDQIRSMADVLDIARTGQS; from the coding sequence ATGCTGAACGTCACCTCTGCGCCGGAACCGACACAGACCGATGCGGTCAGTGCAGCAGAGGGGTGCGACCAGCCCGTGCCAAGGGTGCATCCGATCCGCACGATCGAGGATTACGGCATCGATCTGCCCGACTGGTTGCGGGAGTGCCTCACCCATGTGCCCCCTGGCGAGGGATACAGCTGCCCGACCGACCCCGAAGCGCTTCTGGCGGCAGCGTTTGATTTCGCGTTCCAGTTGCATCAGGGTCAGTTCCGCGCCAGCGGCGACCCCTACATCGTGCACCCGGTGGCCGTGGCCGACTTGCTGCGCGATATCGGTGCCAGTGCGCCAGTGATCGCCGCCGGCTTCCTCCATGACGTGGTGGAAGACACCGATCTGACTCCCGCTCAGCTCGAAAATCATTTCGGCGCCGAGGTGCGTGAGCTGGTGGAGGGCGTCACCAAGCTGGGGGGACTTCACTTCACTAACCGCACCGAAGCTCAGGCGGAGAACCTGCGCAAGATGTTCTTGGCGATGGCCAGCGATATCCGCGTGGTGCTGGTGAAGCTGGCGGATCGTCTGCACAACATGCGCACCCTCGGGTCGCTCAAGGAGGAGAAGCGTCAGCGCATTGCCCGGGAAACCCGGGAGATCTATGCCCCCTTGGCCAATCGTCTTGGCATCGGTCGCTTCAAATGGGAACTGGAAGACCTGGCCTTCAAGTTGTTGGAGCCGGAAGCCTTCCGGGAGATCCAGCAGCAGGTGGCCACCAAGCGCAGTGAGCGTGAGGAACGCCTCGGGGTGACTGTGCAATTGCTCAGCGATCGTCTGGCGGCTGTGGGCCTTGGCAGCTGTGAGGTGAGTGGTAGACCGAAACACCTCTATGGCATCTGGAGCAAGATGCAGCGGCAGCAGAAGGCATTCCACGAGATCTACGACGTGGCCGCTCTGCGCATCATCACGCCCAATGTGGAGAGCTGCTATCGGGCCCTGGCCGTGGTGCACGACACCTTTCGGCCGATCCCCGGACGCTTCAAGGACTACATCGGCCTTCCGAAGCCCAACGGCTATCAGTCGCTGCACACAGCGGTGATCGGCCGGCATCGGCCGATCGAGGTGCAGATCCGCACTCTGGAGATGCACCAGGTGTCGGAGTTCGGAATTGCGGCCCACTGGAAATACAAAGAGGGGGGGTCACCGGCGGCAGGCGGGGATACCGAACGGTTCAACTGGCTGCGGCAGCTGGTCGACTGGCAGCAGGAGGGGGGCGCCGATGATCACAACGACTACCTGGCGTCGATCAAGGAAGATCTCTTCGACGAAGAGGTCTTCGTGTTCACTCCCAAGGGCGATGTGGTTGGCCTGCGCAAGGGATCCACGGCGGTGGACTTCGCGTTCCGGATTCACTCCGAGGTGGGTAATCACTGCCATGGCGTGAGGATCAACGATCGCCTCTGCCCTCTCTCAACACCGTTGCAGAACGGTGATTTCGTCAACATTCTCACCAGTAAAACCGCACACCCCAGCCTCGATTGGCTCAATTTCGTGGCCACGCCAACGGCGCGAAATCGCATCCGCCAGTGGTACAAGCGCAGCCATCGCAATGAAACGATTCAGCGCGGCAAGGAGCTGTTGGAGCGTGAGCTGGGGCGGAGCGGTTTCGATGCCTTGCTCCTTAGCGAAGCAATGACCCGTGTCGCCGAGCGGTGCAATCTGAACAGCACCGACGACTTGCTTGCGGCCCTCGGTTTCGGTGCCGTCACCCTTCATCAGGTGCTCAACAGGCTCCGGGAGGAAATTCGTCTCCAATCCGCGGCGGAGATCCAGCCCCTCAGCAATGAGGATGTGGCCCGCAAGCTGGTGGAACAGGCGGAATCAGCGCAGGCTCGCCATGACCACGGCGATGCCGTTCCGATCCTCGGAGTCGAGGGTCTTGATTACCGTCTGGGTGGTTGCTGCAGCCCGCTCCCCGGTGAAGCGATCCTGGGCACGGTGGCCCTTGGCAACCATGGGATCACCATTCACAGGCGAGAGTGCTCCAACGTGGAGGCAATTCCCAGCGAACGGCGATTGCCTGTGCGCTGGAACCCGGCGAATGCCAGCAATGGTCAGCGCTTCCCCGTGCAATTGCGCATCGAGGTGATCGATCGGGTTGGCATCCTGAAAGACATCCTGATGCGCCTGTCTGATGGATCGATCAACGTCAGTGATGCTCGTGTGAAAACGGCCTACGGCAAACCGGCCCGCATCGACTTGCGAGTGGAGCTGGCCAGTGCTGACCTGTTGCAGCGCACCATGGATCAGATCCGCTCCATGGCGGATGTGCTCGATATCGCGCGGACCGGGCAGAGCTGA
- a CDS encoding ABC transporter ATP-binding protein, with protein sequence MSSGSGLVLELKQLRLRYPSSDRWTLDGLDLELEPGERLALVGPSGCGKSTVARAVLQLLPAGSQCLGGLKLQGQDPRTLGRSALRQLRGEAVGLVFQDPMTRLNPLMTVGNHLLDTLRAHRPATPSTKRRNRAEQLLEAVGIGAERFGAYPHEFSGGMRQRLAIALAMALDPPLVIADEPTTSLDVAVANQVMGALQTLCAERGSALLLISHDLAMANRWCERMAVLDQGRVAELNSSLTVLTEPRSDVGQRLVAAARQREGGQTPAAPESRLLLRVENLRCWHNLGGPPWAPTWLKAVDGVSFALQAGESLGVVGGSGCGKSTLCRALMGLNPIRGGQVWLNGQELLRLRGPQEQLARRSIQMVFQDPLACLNPAMRVVDAIADPLLIHGLAKPAAARERVRELLELVGLTPVEEFQNRRPRQLSGGQQQRVAIARALALDPRVLICDESVSMLDAEIQAEVLMLLRGLQARLGVAMLFITHDLSVASGFCHRVIVLDKGKIVEEGRGDQVLQAPEAAITRKLVAACPRLPAV encoded by the coding sequence ATGTCCAGCGGTTCTGGGTTAGTGCTGGAGCTCAAGCAGTTGAGGCTGCGCTACCCGAGCAGTGATCGCTGGACCCTGGATGGGCTGGACCTTGAGCTGGAGCCGGGGGAGCGCCTCGCCCTGGTGGGCCCCTCCGGCTGCGGGAAAAGCACCGTGGCCAGAGCTGTACTCCAGCTGCTGCCGGCCGGAAGCCAGTGCCTCGGCGGCCTGAAATTGCAGGGTCAGGACCCCAGAACGCTGGGCCGCTCAGCACTCCGGCAGCTACGCGGCGAAGCGGTGGGCCTGGTCTTTCAGGACCCGATGACCCGCCTCAATCCGTTGATGACGGTGGGGAATCACCTCCTCGACACCCTCAGAGCCCACAGGCCGGCCACTCCATCCACGAAACGGCGCAACCGGGCCGAACAGCTGCTGGAAGCGGTGGGCATCGGAGCTGAGCGCTTCGGCGCCTACCCCCATGAATTCAGCGGTGGCATGCGCCAGCGCCTGGCGATCGCTCTGGCCATGGCCCTTGATCCGCCGCTGGTCATTGCCGATGAACCCACCACCAGCCTGGATGTGGCCGTGGCGAACCAGGTGATGGGCGCTCTGCAGACGCTCTGTGCAGAGCGGGGAAGCGCCTTGCTGCTGATCAGCCACGACCTGGCGATGGCCAACAGGTGGTGCGAACGGATGGCCGTGCTCGATCAGGGGCGGGTGGCGGAGCTCAACAGCAGCCTCACCGTGCTGACAGAGCCCCGGTCCGACGTGGGCCAGCGCTTGGTGGCGGCAGCACGCCAACGGGAGGGAGGTCAGACCCCGGCGGCTCCAGAGAGCCGACTGCTGCTCCGCGTGGAGAACCTGCGCTGCTGGCACAACCTGGGGGGGCCACCCTGGGCACCCACGTGGCTCAAGGCGGTGGATGGGGTGAGCTTTGCGCTGCAGGCGGGGGAATCCCTCGGGGTGGTCGGCGGCTCGGGCTGTGGAAAGAGCACGCTCTGCCGCGCCCTCATGGGCCTGAACCCGATTCGGGGCGGGCAGGTGTGGCTCAACGGGCAGGAGCTGTTGCGCCTGCGCGGCCCCCAGGAGCAACTGGCGAGGCGTTCGATCCAGATGGTGTTCCAAGACCCCTTGGCCTGCCTGAATCCGGCCATGCGCGTGGTCGATGCCATCGCTGATCCGCTGCTCATCCACGGCTTAGCGAAACCGGCAGCCGCACGGGAACGGGTCCGGGAGCTGCTGGAACTGGTGGGCCTGACTCCGGTCGAAGAGTTTCAGAACCGTCGGCCCCGGCAGCTCTCCGGCGGCCAGCAACAGCGGGTGGCCATCGCCCGGGCCCTCGCCCTCGACCCACGGGTGCTGATCTGCGATGAGAGCGTGAGCATGCTCGATGCCGAGATCCAGGCTGAAGTGCTCATGCTGCTGCGCGGTCTCCAGGCCCGCCTTGGAGTCGCGATGCTGTTCATCACCCACGACCTCTCCGTGGCCAGTGGGTTCTGCCACCGGGTGATCGTGCTCGACAAAGGGAAGATCGTGGAGGAAGGCCGCGGTGATCAGGTGCTGCAAGCACCGGAAGCGGCAATCACCCGAAAGCTGGTGGCGGCGTGTCCCCGCCTACCCGCCGTCTGA